gagaaggcctggctcgcagtctccacgctaattcatcccaaaggtgttctatcaggttgaggtcaggactctgtgcagaccagtcaagttcctccaccccaaacgcgctcacccatgtctttatggaccttgctttgtgcactggtgcaaagTCATGTTGAAACGGGAAGAGGCcattccccaaactgttcctacaaagttggaagcatgaaattgtccaatgtgtcttggtatgctgacaccttaagagtccccttcactggaactaaggggcctagCCCAATTCCTGAAagacaaccccacaccatttcgccccctccaccaaatgatttggaccagtacacaaaccaagtttcataaagacatggatgagcgaatgtggggtggaggaacttgactgacctgcacctcaacccaacagaacatcttttgggatgaattagaatggagactgcgagccaggccttctcgtccaacatcagtgcctgacctcacaaattcaagtttgtgtgcatgtaaaggcaggcctcCCAACTTTTGgtaattttgggccagatcctcaaaagagatacggcggagtaactgctgttactccgtcgtatccctggtcctaactatggaactgatccacagactcagtttcccatagttaggacgaagatccgacatgtgtaattgaattacactgtcggatcttaaggatgcaattctaggctggccgctaggtggcgaggccattgcggccggcgtagaatatgcaaatgaccagttacggcgatccacgaacgctccgacgggcccgtcgctctaaatctacgtcgtttacgtcgagttccgccgcgtaaaactagggctaagccctagttgtcttaagccatgttaagtatggccgtcgttcccgcgtcgaattttaaattctacgtcgtttgcgtaagacgtccgtgaatggcgctggacgccatttacgttaacgtctaagcaaatgacgtcggagcgacgtcagttagcgcaatgcacgttgggtaagttacccgacggagcatgcgcagtacgtccggtgcgggagcgcgcctaatttaaatgggactcgcccatttgaataggaacgccttgcgccggacggatttaagttacagcgccgcaaagttccaggtaagtgctttgtggatcggcacctaacttgggaattttgcggcggagtaacttaaatccgaaaagttacgttgcgccgcggctttgtggattacccccatagtgTGCTGTGTGTGTCATAAGACTGGCCTTACATCATTTTAGAAACAGTTAACAACTATGCTTTTTAACAGCATATTTAGATGTTCACCTGAGGttattttaagcatttttaaatGAACACACAAAGGAACTATggtatatttttttacagtgttACAATCTAATATTGGATTATTGTCTAgtcatttttttaaacagcaGCTGTCCTCGTCTAACAATATAATAAATTCATTCATATATTGACACAGCTGTTAACCAGTTAAATTGCCACCAGATATATTTTAATAGGTGGAGGATTAAATCAGTATAAATGCATCAATTGTCACGTCAAAATCAAATCTTGTACAATAACATATTCTTTAAAGTATCTACTCTTAAGGATTTGGAACACCCAAACTAAGCTACCACATTGACCAAATTCACAAGCTGTGTTTTAAAAGTTTCATTTGCAAATCTCTTTTTACTATCCCTCTTATTTTGTGTCAATGTCTGTTGTTACCCTGTTAGTAATGTTCAAACTCAACAAAAATTGAGTCTATTTATGAAGTAGTGAAGcagaaattttccttttttttttttttctgtaaaggctcatacacacagtcacacatccaacaaactttcccttggatttttgtcttaattgatttgtccggtcacacccatagcatacacacagtcagacttttcgccaaacttttctaaaaattacccaacatcacgtgatttttctgctctttaccgccaccccttgtttaacttctgctattgttggttgattttaacattggttctgagcatgcgtatttgcactttgtccaaaagttggttggcttgctgtacacacagtcagacaaggcaccatgggacttttgttgccgaaaagttggtccgtttgcagacccaactttttgtccgatgaaacccgaaaaagttggtccgatggagtgtacacacggtcacacaaattagaaaagttgacgattttgaagttggttggcaaaaagtgtgaccgtgtgtatggggctttagactatTTTTCTTTCTATTATCAAATTCTCATTGCATTTGGTTtcagttttttccccccataaaatCCTATTCTTCTATTTCATTTTGGAATTGTCAATCAAGTTGTAAACAtgtgacaagtacattccacttGTTTTTCACCCTTGACATTTCAGCTTTTTTATGCATGTAATGTCAGCAGCGTATAAGAAGGTATAATAATGACTTGGAATGTGCCGTGAAATACCAGTGAGGCCcataaaagtttttgtttttgtttacaatAATCTATTTACAGGCCCATAAATGATCCAATATAATGCATTAGTAACTGTCTTACTGtatgtgcacatgctcagtgacagttAAGAAAACAATACATAACAAAGCAATTCTTTGAAAGTATTTCTGTGGTTTAGAAAAAATTAGCTCATATAGTTACATGAAAAATGTTTGAATTAAGCAAATGTGCATACAAAGCATAAACTATAAGAGATGCTAAGTAAGGAATACAATTACAATGTGTGAAAATTTAAGTGATCGTtcactaaaatatattttttttaaatgtactccAAGGTACAAAAGCCAGTCTCATGCTTATTGTCTATTTCGACACTCTAATGTCTAAAAAAACTTTTCCTTCACTACTGTACTCTCATGGATTACTCAATAGAAGGGAAAGATTAGGAGAAAActgtcaaaaaaaatgtttaatacttTATTGTAAAATGATGGCTAAGGTGCTTGGACTAATCAAATAGGATAAtgaaatgaagaagaaaaaataaataaaagcaaataGTCAAAACTGTAGTTGGTGTGAGGACTCCAAGAGATTTACAACATGACTGTGCCTCTCTGCCTTTTCTTTCACTAAAATGTTTTTGGTCACATATCAAAGGGAAGGAGGTGTGCTTTACTGTTAGGGACAGACAGAATagcaactctgggccagattcaggaataattacagcggcgtaacgtatcccctttacgttacgccgacgcaagttttcggcgtaagtgcctgattcacaaagcacttgcctgtaaacttgcggcagcgtaacgtcaatctgtccggcgcaagcccgcctaattcaaatggggcgtgtgtcatttaaattaggcgcgctcccgcgccgaacgttctgcgcatgctctgtgtgaaaatttcccgccgtgctttgcgcgaaattacggcgccccgacgtgttttttgaacgtcgacgtgcataacgtactttcgtattcctggacgtcttacgcaaaaaaaattaaaattaaaattcgacgcgggaacgacggccatactttaacatggatggtgtaattttacatcatctaaatagcactcttaactttacgacgtgaaaaaccgacgtaagagattgcgacgaatgcgcgtacctttgtggatcgccgtaaacagctaatttgcatacccgacgctggaaaacgacgcaaactccacccagcggccgccggaaaatgacacctaagatccgaaggcgtacaaagccgtacgcctgtcggatcttagccaaaagccgttgtatctttgtttgtgaattacaaataaagatacgacgcagcaaatttgaaagtacgccagagtatcagcagatactccggcatactttttctgtgaatctggccctctgtgtttaaTTCCAACAGATTAATCATAAGTTAAGAATGGGAGTGTCAAATTTAGACAATGCTGGAACTACACTCTTAGGGAtgtatttataaaaacatttgcCTAGCTGTTCATCCATTAAAAATGCATGTAAATTTGTTCTGTGTGAAATTGAATGTTCTCAGGCTACATTCTCTGCAATTGGAATGTGTTAGTatagaaaatactgcattatggccactagatggtgctgagcATACTTGTTTCTACCAtagtcagcaccatctagtggcaataATGTGGTAATTTCTGATTAATAGCCACTAGATGTCACtgactatattaaccacttgaccactgagcacttaaacccacttaataaccagaccaattttcagctttcggtgctctcacattttgaatgacaattactcagtcatacaacactgtacccaaatgaaatttttgtccttttttcccacaaatggagatttcttttggtggtatttaatcaccgttgggttttttatctgttgcgctataaaagaaaaaatacagaaaattctgtaaaaaaaaaaatttttctttgtttctgttataaaatttagcacatttttaattttcttcatacattttggccaaaatctaTACTGCTAcacatctttggtaaaaataagtacaaattggtggatattatttggtctttgtgaaagttatagcgtccacaagctatggtgccaatatctgaaaattgatcacacctgaagtactgatggtctatctcatttcttgagaccctaacatgccagaaaagtacaaataccccccaaatgacccctttttggaaagaagacatttcaaggtatttagaaagagagttttttgaagttgtcattttttcccaaaattctttgcaaaatcaagatttttcacaaaattgtcatattagcaggttatttctcacgcacagcatatgcatagcacaaattacaccccaaaccacattctgctattactcctgagtatggcgataccacatgtgtgagacttttacacaacgtggccacatacagaggcccaacatgcagggagcaccttcaggcgttctggagcacccagaccaattctgccattcctctcctacatgtaaaaatcatcatttatttgctagaaaattacatataaccccaaaacattatatatgcttttttagcaaagaccctagagaatacaatggcggtcgtagCAACTTTTTATcgtgcacggtatttgcacagcaattttccgAACacgtttttttggggaaataaaactgttttgtgctttaaattttttttttaagttagcccaatgtttttgcataatatgaaagatgaagttacgccgagtaaatagatacccaacatgtcacccttcaaaattgcacgcacttgtggaacggcgccaaacttcgctacttaaaaatccccataggtgacgctttaaatatttttactggttacatctttttagttggagaagaggtctagggccaaaattattgttctcgctctaacgttcgcagcgatacctgacatgtgtggtttgaacactgttttcatatgtgggcgggacttgcgtgtgcgttcgcttctgtatacgagcacatgggaacaggggcgctttaaaaaaaaaatattgttcattttacattattttagttttgacacgtttttccccaaaaataaatgttttgatcacttttatttctattacatggaatgtaaacattccttgtaataggaatatagcatgacaggtcctctttacagtgagatatggggtcaataagaccccacatctcacctctaggctaataataaaaaaaaaacgatcctggcttcgatcgtagtggtgagtcggaagaagcaccggagggcgacgggaggggggggacgtaccctttcgcctcccgtaagaacgatcaagaggcagaACAGctgccatgatcattcttatggtgtagagaatcgccggctaaaAAAgataatatctgaatgatgcctgtagctgcaggcttcattcagatatccctgcacaaagtcaaggatgtcatatgacggccggcaggcaggaagtggttaaagcgcatatttttttccagagtattttccgggtattgcagagtattgtgctggggtattgcagagtattgtgctggggtattgcagagtattgtgcgggggtattgcagagtattgtgcgggggtattgcagagtattgtgcaggggtattgcagagtattgtgcgggggtattgcagggtactggcaggggtattgcagagtattgtgcggaggtattgcagagtactggcaggggtattgcagagttttgtgcgggggtattgcagagtactggcaggggtattgcagagttttgtgcgggggtattgcagagtattgtgcagggggtattgcagagtattgcgcagggggtattgcagagtattgcgcagggggtattgcagagtattgcgcagggggtattgcagagtattgcgtgggggtcttgcagagtattgcgtgggggtcttgcagagtattgcgcgggggtcttgcagagtattgcgcagggggtcttgcagagtattgcgcagggggtattgcagagtattgcgcagggggtattgcagagtattgcgcaaggggtatttcagagtattgcgcagggggtattgcagagtattgcgcagggggtattgcagagtattgcgcaagggggtattgcagagtattgcgcagggggtattgcagagtattgcgcatggGGTTTTGCTGGGATGGCTGGACATGTGACTGCAAtattcacagatccagcccacagctctgctgacacccgctctctcctcttacactgtaccgatcggtacagagagaggagggaggaaccggcgtcatcaaatgacgccggtttgtttacatgtgatcgctctgtcattggacggagcgatcacgtagtAAACGggcgctatcagcggcaatttattGCTATCGGTGATGCgctgggtcctctggacccgacgctcacggacattcccgtgtgcgcgccccagggggcgcgcgggagcgcgattctgggagggcgtcaatgtacgccctcccagaggtaacgacccgccctgtagacgtattttgtctatgggcgggtcgttaagtggttaaggagaattTCAAAATGTTGTTAATTCTTTCACAGCTTTTTTGAATGTATTTCAACATACTATAATGCATTTTAcaagaacatcatttaaaaaccaTGTTTGTCTTGTATCTTGAAGAATGCCTTCTAGAAATGACACAGAGGTTTGGGAATTTGTTCTTCTTGGCCTTTCCAGTAACCCAAAAACGCAAGTTATTATTTTTCCTATCTTTTTGGTTGGTTATATGGTAATTTTGATAGGAAACATTCTCTTCATTATTCTAATTGTAACAGATGCCAGTCTTCATACACCTatgtatttctttcttttaaaccTCTCTTTTTTGGATATCTGTTATTCGACTTCAACTGTACCAAGGATGCTAAGAGATTTTGTTTCAGTAAGGAAGGTAATCTCTTATGCGGAATGTGCAGCACAGATGTACATTTCCCTTTCCTTGGGAGAAACGGAGTGTATTCTGCTAGCTATAATGGCATATGATCGTTTCATAGCTATATGTTACCCATTACACTACACTACTATTATAAGTTATATGGTCTGCGTCAGAATAGCTGTTGGTACATGGATATGTGGATTTATTCTTTCTATTTCCCATGTGACTCTTACACTCAATGTTAATCTTTGCGGAAACAATGAAATAAATCATTTTCTGTGTGAAGTACCCGAAATCCTCTCTTTGTCATGTGAAAATATTATCTTAGTCGAATTCATTATCTTTATGGTTGGTGTTATTATTCTTATGACCCCTGTCACATTTATTGTAGggtcatatattaaaataatcTTGAGTATCCTTAAAATTGCATCATCAGCTGGACGGAGAA
The Rana temporaria chromosome 6, aRanTem1.1, whole genome shotgun sequence DNA segment above includes these coding regions:
- the LOC120944418 gene encoding olfactory receptor 2D3-like: MPSRNDTEVWEFVLLGLSSNPKTQVIIFPIFLVGYMVILIGNILFIILIVTDASLHTPMYFFLLNLSFLDICYSTSTVPRMLRDFVSVRKVISYAECAAQMYISLSLGETECILLAIMAYDRFIAICYPLHYTTIISYMVCVRIAVGTWICGFILSISHVTLTLNVNLCGNNEINHFLCEVPEILSLSCENIILVEFIIFMVGVIILMTPVTFIVGSYIKIILSILKIASSAGRRKAFSTCGSHMIVVTIFYGSAMAAYMKPRSRSIPGTDKVIAIFYFIVTPMLNPIIYTLRNNDVKAALLKFRNRYSFC